A section of the Pimelobacter simplex genome encodes:
- a CDS encoding ABC-F family ATP-binding cassette domain-containing protein, translating into MSTNPVITLHDLTLEWPDGTVALDRLNGAFSSGRTGLVGRNGAGKSTLLRLVAGLLTPTSGRVDTVGAVGYLPQTLTLQADTTIAGLLGIQAIIDAIDHVERGDVDQRHFDTIGDDWGVEARADELLDQIGFGAGDLHRRVAEVSGGEAMLIALTGLRIRRTPITLLDEPTNNLDRPTRARLADIVDQWPGALVVVSHDLELLEHVDQTAELYDGRLTTFGGPYSAWREHQQQEQAAATQAARSAQQALKVEKRQRVEAETKLARRERTARKTQKDGGIPKILAGNRASKAQNAAGSLRSTLDDKVQAAQAAVDSADARVRREEHIHLTLPDPAVPRGRQLVELVQDDRTIVVQGPERVALVGPNGAGKSTLLQQLVGRGPAPRAGAPYGRLLTDRFGYLPQRLDGLDEDADAMANVRAVAPGVPDGTIRNQLARLLLRGSSVDRPVRSLSGGERFRVSLATLLLADPPADLLVLDEPTNNLDVTSVDQLVEALSGYRGALLVVSHDHAFLDRLGLDLVVAIDAHGRLSRESALPT; encoded by the coding sequence ATGTCCACGAACCCTGTCATCACCCTGCACGACCTCACCCTCGAGTGGCCCGACGGCACCGTCGCCCTCGACCGCCTCAACGGCGCGTTCAGCTCCGGCCGGACCGGCCTGGTCGGCCGCAACGGCGCCGGGAAGTCCACCCTGCTGCGCCTGGTCGCCGGCCTGCTCACACCGACGAGCGGCCGCGTCGACACGGTCGGCGCGGTGGGCTACCTGCCGCAGACCCTGACGCTCCAGGCCGACACCACCATCGCCGGGCTGCTCGGCATCCAGGCGATCATCGACGCCATCGACCACGTCGAGCGCGGGGACGTCGACCAGCGCCACTTCGACACCATCGGCGACGACTGGGGCGTCGAGGCGCGCGCCGACGAGCTGCTCGACCAGATCGGCTTCGGCGCCGGCGACCTGCACCGCCGGGTCGCGGAGGTCTCGGGCGGGGAGGCGATGCTCATCGCCCTGACCGGCCTGCGGATCCGGCGTACGCCGATCACGCTGCTCGACGAGCCGACCAACAACCTCGACCGGCCCACCCGCGCCCGGCTCGCGGACATCGTCGACCAGTGGCCCGGCGCGCTGGTCGTGGTCAGCCACGACCTCGAGCTGCTGGAGCATGTCGACCAGACCGCCGAGCTGTACGACGGCCGGCTCACCACGTTCGGCGGCCCCTACAGCGCCTGGCGCGAGCACCAGCAGCAGGAGCAGGCCGCCGCCACGCAGGCCGCGCGCTCGGCCCAGCAGGCGCTCAAGGTCGAGAAGCGCCAGCGCGTCGAGGCCGAGACCAAGCTGGCCCGGCGGGAGCGGACCGCACGCAAGACCCAGAAGGACGGCGGGATCCCCAAGATCCTCGCGGGCAACCGGGCCAGCAAGGCCCAGAACGCCGCCGGCTCGCTCCGCTCGACGCTGGACGACAAGGTGCAGGCCGCCCAGGCCGCGGTCGACTCGGCCGACGCCCGGGTCCGCCGCGAGGAGCACATCCACCTGACGCTCCCCGATCCCGCCGTGCCCCGTGGCCGGCAGCTCGTCGAGCTGGTCCAGGACGACCGCACGATCGTCGTCCAGGGACCGGAGCGGGTCGCGCTCGTCGGGCCCAACGGCGCCGGCAAGTCGACGCTCCTCCAGCAGCTCGTCGGGCGTGGTCCGGCGCCGCGGGCCGGGGCGCCGTACGGGCGGCTGCTGACGGACCGCTTCGGCTACCTGCCCCAGCGCCTCGACGGTCTCGACGAGGACGCCGACGCGATGGCGAACGTGCGCGCGGTGGCGCCCGGCGTACCGGACGGGACGATCCGCAACCAGCTCGCCCGGCTGCTGCTGCGCGGCTCGAGCGTCGACCGCCCGGTCCGCTCGCTGTCGGGCGGCGAGCGCTTCCGGGTCTCGCTGGCCACCCTGCTCCTCGCCGACCCGCCGGCCGACCTGCTCGTGCTCGACGAGCCGACCAACAACCTCGACGTCACCAGCGTCGACCAGCTCGTCGAGGCACTGTCGGGCTATCGCGGCGCGCTCCTGGTGGTCAGCCACGACCACGCCTTCCTGGACCGGCTCGGACTCGACCTCGTCGTCGCGATCGACGCCCACGGCCGGCTCAGCCGCGAGTCGGCGCTGCCCACCTGA
- a CDS encoding phosphatase PAP2 family protein: MPIGGASQEAWFRAVNHLARATPWLHTPARLFAQDGIVLFAALLLLSWWWARRSGDPRRVAAALWAPAGALVALGANQLLVAAFAEPRPFTVVPDALVLVSRSTDASFPSDHAVMAGAVAMGLALAHGRHALTWTGAGLAVLMAATRVYVGAHFPLDVVAGLLVGAAIALASYRLVRPVAVRLVEAVARTPVRALVRG; the protein is encoded by the coding sequence GTGCCGATCGGAGGAGCGTCCCAGGAAGCGTGGTTCCGCGCCGTCAACCACCTCGCCCGCGCGACACCGTGGCTGCACACGCCGGCCCGGCTGTTCGCCCAGGACGGGATCGTCCTCTTCGCCGCGCTGCTCCTCCTGTCGTGGTGGTGGGCGCGGCGCTCGGGTGACCCCCGCCGGGTCGCCGCCGCGCTGTGGGCACCGGCCGGAGCACTCGTGGCCCTCGGGGCCAACCAGCTCCTCGTCGCCGCCTTCGCCGAGCCCCGCCCCTTCACCGTGGTACCCGACGCCCTCGTCCTCGTCAGCCGCAGCACCGACGCCTCCTTCCCCAGCGACCACGCGGTGATGGCCGGCGCGGTCGCGATGGGTCTGGCCCTCGCGCACGGACGGCACGCCCTCACCTGGACCGGCGCCGGGCTGGCCGTGCTCATGGCCGCCACCCGGGTGTACGTCGGCGCGCACTTCCCGCTCGACGTGGTCGCCGGCCTCCTGGTCGGCGCGGCGATCGCCCTGGCGTCGTACCGGCTGGTGCGGCCGGTCGCGGTCCGCCTGGTCGAGGCGGTGGCCCGCACCCCCGTGCGCGCACTGGTGCGCGGGTGA
- a CDS encoding GNAT family N-acetyltransferase has translation MSEAPRERMVVGVPGRAWPNELISGTDPVVRLRPIARSDARAWRAARRRNALWLARWDATAPPGADARPTSFRVLVRRLRRAAHRGTTYPFVVEVDGVFAGQVSVNNIVRGSAQFASVGYWIDQQFAGRGVIPRAVAMVIDHCFFVAGLHRIEICIRPENSNSLRVVEKLGVREVGYAPRFLHIDGDWRDHRIFAITKEEAPRGVLARLDRPAPD, from the coding sequence TTGAGCGAGGCTCCCCGTGAGCGGATGGTCGTCGGTGTCCCGGGCCGCGCCTGGCCCAACGAGCTGATCTCCGGCACCGACCCCGTCGTCCGGCTGCGCCCGATCGCGCGCAGCGACGCGCGTGCCTGGCGCGCGGCCCGGCGCCGCAACGCCCTCTGGCTGGCCCGCTGGGACGCCACCGCGCCGCCCGGCGCCGACGCCCGGCCGACCTCGTTCCGGGTGCTGGTACGGCGGCTGCGCAGGGCCGCGCACCGCGGGACGACGTACCCGTTCGTGGTGGAGGTGGACGGCGTCTTCGCCGGCCAGGTCAGCGTCAACAACATCGTGCGCGGCTCGGCGCAGTTCGCGTCGGTCGGGTACTGGATCGACCAGCAGTTCGCCGGGCGCGGTGTCATCCCGCGCGCGGTCGCGATGGTGATCGACCACTGCTTCTTCGTCGCCGGGCTGCACCGGATCGAGATCTGCATCCGCCCGGAGAACTCCAACTCGCTGCGCGTGGTGGAGAAGCTCGGCGTCCGCGAGGTCGGCTACGCGCCGCGGTTCCTGCACATCGACGGCGACTGGCGCGACCACCGGATCTTCGCGATCACCAAGGAAGAGGCGCCCCGCGGCGTCCTCGCTCGCCTCGATCGGCCTGCCCCGGACTGA
- a CDS encoding nuclear transport factor 2 family protein produces MTDTAADRREIHDAVLRYCRAVDRLDFDGIRAVYADDGVDHHTGFSGPADDYVAWLRGLLPHLDGTMHLVGNHLAEVQGDQAVAETYGTAVHWGTPRDDARRNFTSGFRYVDHFVRTPSGWRIRERWAVREWTRSDAGRLLAPEGDGPRGTRDEHDPLAVLRRSVLGG; encoded by the coding sequence GTGACCGACACCGCCGCCGACCGCCGCGAGATCCACGACGCCGTCCTGCGCTACTGCCGCGCGGTCGACCGCCTCGACTTCGACGGCATCCGTGCGGTCTACGCCGACGACGGCGTCGACCACCACACCGGCTTCAGCGGCCCCGCCGACGACTACGTCGCCTGGCTGCGCGGACTGCTCCCCCACCTCGACGGCACCATGCACCTCGTCGGCAACCACCTCGCCGAGGTCCAGGGCGACCAGGCCGTCGCCGAGACCTACGGCACCGCCGTCCACTGGGGCACCCCGCGCGACGACGCCCGCCGCAACTTCACCTCCGGCTTCCGCTACGTCGACCACTTCGTCCGTACGCCGTCCGGCTGGCGCATCCGCGAGCGCTGGGCCGTGCGCGAGTGGACCCGCAGCGACGCCGGCCGCCTCCTCGCCCCCGAGGGCGACGGACCGCGCGGCACCCGCGACGAGCACGACCCGCTCGCCGTGCTGCGGCGCAGCGTGCTCGGCGGCTAG
- the sepX gene encoding divisome protein SepX/GlpR, whose translation MDLSALIFVALAVAWVVYLVPKALRHHEEDAVSRSVDRFSDRLRVLARRDAVSAREAELVTSDAPVADAPAEAEAAAEPVAEPVAEPAAPTPAPRAVRSPVARRAAARRAAQRRRRVLGTLVLLTLVVAGLAVGGVIATPWIAAPLTLLAAWLVACRLMVRNERAARAAATAPARRRRRTLADEELAAEDAAASDTAPEPDLPAEPGGVVAELADDDTGEIPAITAEVADGWTPVAVPLPTYVAKAPAGRTVRTIDLDATGVWSSGRNEADSQLAREADAQRADAAAAAATDADERRATGS comes from the coding sequence GTGGACCTGAGCGCACTCATCTTCGTCGCACTGGCGGTGGCCTGGGTCGTCTACCTCGTGCCGAAGGCACTGCGCCACCACGAGGAGGACGCCGTCAGCCGCTCGGTCGACCGCTTCTCCGACCGCCTGCGCGTGCTCGCCCGGCGCGATGCGGTCTCCGCTCGCGAGGCCGAGCTCGTCACCTCCGACGCTCCCGTCGCCGACGCCCCGGCCGAGGCAGAGGCTGCTGCCGAGCCGGTTGCCGAGCCCGTTGCCGAGCCCGCGGCGCCCACCCCTGCGCCGCGTGCCGTCCGCTCCCCGGTCGCCCGCCGGGCCGCCGCTCGTCGCGCGGCCCAGCGCCGCCGCCGGGTCCTCGGCACCCTCGTGCTGCTCACCCTCGTCGTCGCCGGCCTCGCCGTCGGCGGCGTCATCGCGACTCCCTGGATCGCCGCGCCCCTGACCCTCCTCGCCGCCTGGCTCGTCGCCTGCCGCCTGATGGTCCGCAACGAGCGCGCCGCCCGCGCCGCGGCCACCGCGCCGGCCCGCCGGCGCCGTCGTACGCTCGCGGACGAGGAGCTCGCCGCCGAGGACGCCGCCGCCTCCGACACCGCCCCCGAGCCCGACCTCCCGGCCGAGCCCGGCGGCGTGGTCGCCGAGCTCGCCGACGACGACACCGGCGAGATCCCCGCGATCACCGCCGAGGTCGCCGACGGCTGGACCCCGGTCGCCGTCCCCCTCCCGACGTACGTCGCCAAGGCGCCGGCCGGCCGCACCGTCCGCACCATCGACCTCGACGCCACCGGCGTGTGGAGCTCGGGCCGCAACGAGGCCGACTCCCAGCTCGCCCGCGAGGCCGACGCCCAGCGCGCCGACGCCGCCGCAGCCGCCGCCACGGACGCCGACGAGCGCCGCGCCACCGGCAGCTGA
- a CDS encoding HdeD family acid-resistance protein — translation MPRDWLNLSWKLLLARGVIAVLFGIAAMVWPLDTALALVLLWGFWALFDSAGSFVQAFERGTPGAARLLLVVMGLVALVAAFLAIFSPAMTAVTLTWILGIWLIVRGVFEGVGALVASGAAPRGLLLASAAVDVLLGILFVANPGRGALGIAFVLGLVAFVWGVIFLVMGFAMRRRVAGLDQPAPTLGA, via the coding sequence ATGCCCCGCGACTGGCTGAACCTGTCCTGGAAGCTCCTGCTCGCCCGCGGCGTGATCGCCGTCCTGTTCGGCATCGCCGCCATGGTCTGGCCCCTCGACACCGCGCTCGCGCTCGTCCTGCTCTGGGGCTTCTGGGCGCTCTTCGACAGTGCCGGGTCGTTCGTCCAGGCCTTCGAGCGCGGTACGCCGGGCGCGGCCCGCCTGCTCCTCGTGGTGATGGGACTGGTCGCCCTCGTCGCCGCCTTCCTCGCCATCTTCAGCCCGGCGATGACCGCGGTGACCCTGACCTGGATCCTCGGGATCTGGCTCATCGTGCGCGGCGTCTTCGAGGGCGTCGGCGCCCTCGTCGCCTCCGGTGCCGCACCCCGCGGCCTCCTGCTCGCCAGCGCCGCGGTCGACGTCCTGCTCGGCATCCTGTTCGTCGCCAACCCCGGACGCGGCGCGCTCGGCATCGCGTTCGTGCTGGGCCTCGTGGCGTTCGTCTGGGGCGTCATCTTCCTGGTGATGGGCTTCGCGATGCGCCGCCGCGTGGCCGGCTTGGACCAGCCCGCCCCTACGCTCGGAGCGTGA
- a CDS encoding phosphatase PAP2 family protein, protein MSPDGRRAARLWAVVLVFAGVGVARSVQVGIPFRDPGGDFLARRIVITTGVFAALVLLDGLLRTPRPWTRAALTATVRDRWPPRRLALAASALLAYLVTYFVYHNLKSWDVLNAPRDAMLLRWDRALFAGHSPAVLLHDLLGTHVAAWVLMVWYEAFPALVVVAFPAAVALARRTRDAYAGIAALVWVWILGTATYYAIPSLGPFHAAPEEFAGLPHTMIQDTQAHYLAQRDALLAHPHGPDVFAQISAFASLHVGVTATILGLAWWHRMRRTTIALTVFLAGTMVATVYLGWHFAVDVPAGLAIAAAAWWLGPRTVGVRRPAAATAHSPNAASTRWSRSLRRST, encoded by the coding sequence GTGAGCCCGGACGGGAGGCGTGCCGCCCGGCTGTGGGCGGTCGTGCTGGTGTTCGCCGGTGTCGGCGTCGCGCGCTCGGTCCAGGTCGGCATCCCCTTCCGCGACCCCGGCGGCGACTTCCTCGCCCGCCGGATCGTCATCACCACCGGGGTGTTCGCCGCCCTGGTGCTGCTCGACGGCCTGCTCCGCACCCCGCGCCCCTGGACCCGTGCGGCCCTCACCGCGACCGTCCGGGACCGCTGGCCCCCGCGCCGCCTCGCGCTCGCGGCGAGCGCCCTGCTGGCCTACCTGGTGACCTACTTCGTCTACCACAACCTCAAGAGCTGGGACGTCCTCAACGCCCCGCGCGACGCGATGCTGCTGCGCTGGGACCGCGCCCTGTTCGCCGGCCACAGCCCCGCCGTGCTCCTGCACGACCTGCTCGGCACGCACGTCGCCGCGTGGGTGCTCATGGTCTGGTACGAGGCGTTCCCCGCGCTCGTCGTGGTCGCCTTCCCCGCCGCGGTGGCCCTGGCCCGTCGTACCCGGGACGCCTATGCGGGCATCGCCGCCCTCGTCTGGGTGTGGATCCTGGGCACCGCGACCTACTACGCCATCCCGTCGCTGGGCCCCTTCCACGCCGCACCCGAGGAGTTCGCCGGGCTGCCGCACACGATGATCCAGGACACCCAGGCCCACTACCTGGCCCAGCGCGACGCCCTTCTCGCGCACCCGCACGGCCCGGACGTCTTCGCCCAGATCTCCGCCTTCGCCAGCCTCCACGTGGGCGTCACCGCGACCATCCTCGGCCTGGCCTGGTGGCACCGGATGCGCCGCACGACCATCGCCCTCACGGTCTTCCTCGCCGGCACCATGGTCGCGACGGTCTACCTCGGCTGGCACTTCGCCGTCGACGTCCCCGCCGGCCTGGCCATCGCGGCCGCCGCGTGGTGGCTCGGGCCGCGCACCGTCGGCGTACGCCGCCCGGCGGCGGCCACCGCTCACTCCCCCAACGCGGCATCGACCCGCTGGAGCAGGTCCTTGCGGCGCAGCACCTGA
- a CDS encoding DUF4442 domain-containing protein gives MTELQATTADIRRIIPVLDAMQVEVVELERTSVAARIPSGPNVNHFGTAYAGSLFTVAEVLGGLLPRTSLAVEGGVPLVKSVTIDFLRPATTAVVARASITEDEIARVLAEYDERGKSDFELVAELTDEAGAVVGRTRGLYQLRRF, from the coding sequence GTGACCGAACTCCAGGCGACCACCGCCGACATCCGCCGGATCATCCCCGTCCTCGACGCCATGCAGGTCGAGGTCGTCGAGCTGGAGCGGACGTCGGTGGCCGCGCGCATCCCGTCCGGCCCGAACGTCAACCACTTCGGCACGGCGTACGCCGGCTCGCTCTTCACCGTCGCCGAGGTCCTGGGCGGCCTGCTGCCGCGCACCTCGCTCGCGGTCGAGGGCGGCGTCCCGCTGGTCAAGAGCGTGACCATCGACTTCCTGCGCCCGGCGACGACCGCGGTCGTGGCCCGCGCCTCGATCACCGAGGACGAGATCGCCCGCGTGCTCGCCGAGTACGACGAGCGCGGCAAGTCCGACTTCGAGCTCGTCGCCGAGCTCACCGACGAGGCCGGGGCGGTCGTCGGGCGCACCCGCGGCCTCTACCAGCTGCGGCGGTTCTGA
- a CDS encoding GAF domain-containing sensor histidine kinase, protein MDAVVAIGSDLDLRGVLTRIVEASCQLTDAEYGVLGIVDDDGAFVDLVPNRVVADRFQEIGRMPLGEGLIGLVPQQRCTIRVGQVDEHPVSTGSFPDGHPAIESFLGAPVLVRNQAFGHLYLGNKRGGVEFTATDEALVEALAGAAGAMIDNARTFEAVEWRRRWLAGTAEVGGDLSGTVRVQEALDELVVSLRELCGARLVAYVRVDEDLLEIRQLAGEAEVAPRVVERHGDTIRHVTSSRVPERLPEKHGRATLVVPVHTRLAGSGVIVVDRAHETPSLQGVMLDLVTVTATQLGLILDRDQALRDRAQLLVAKDRDRIARDLHDLVIQRLFATGMQLQGARSLDVDELRARVDSTISDLDLAIKELRAAIFELGTGTGRPLLEDVRSLLGEYVGVLGFQPVLRVQGPVDRALVPEAGAHVLTTLREALSNVARHAGAASVVVELTASSAWFRLRVSDDGVGFDPETVCHGSGTGNLRTRAEDLGGHLELGSAPGQGTQLEWIIPAVG, encoded by the coding sequence TTGGACGCGGTCGTTGCGATCGGGTCCGACCTGGACCTGCGCGGCGTCCTGACGCGCATCGTCGAGGCGTCCTGCCAGCTCACCGACGCCGAGTACGGCGTCCTCGGGATCGTCGACGACGACGGCGCCTTCGTCGACCTCGTCCCCAACCGGGTGGTCGCCGACCGCTTCCAGGAGATCGGCCGGATGCCGCTCGGCGAGGGGCTGATCGGCCTCGTTCCCCAGCAGCGGTGCACGATCCGGGTCGGTCAGGTCGACGAGCACCCCGTCTCCACGGGCTCCTTCCCCGACGGGCATCCGGCGATCGAGAGCTTCCTCGGCGCGCCGGTGCTGGTGCGCAACCAGGCGTTCGGCCACCTCTACCTGGGCAACAAGCGCGGTGGCGTGGAGTTCACGGCGACCGACGAGGCGCTGGTCGAGGCGCTGGCCGGCGCGGCCGGCGCGATGATCGACAACGCCCGCACGTTCGAGGCCGTCGAGTGGCGCCGCCGCTGGCTGGCCGGCACCGCCGAGGTCGGCGGCGACCTGTCCGGCACCGTGCGCGTGCAGGAGGCGCTCGACGAGCTGGTGGTGTCGCTGCGCGAGCTGTGCGGCGCCCGGCTGGTCGCCTACGTCCGCGTCGACGAGGACCTGCTCGAGATCCGCCAGCTCGCGGGCGAGGCCGAGGTCGCGCCGCGGGTGGTGGAGCGCCACGGCGACACCATCCGGCACGTCACCTCCTCGCGGGTGCCCGAGCGGCTTCCCGAGAAGCACGGCCGGGCGACGCTCGTCGTACCGGTGCACACGCGGCTGGCCGGCTCCGGCGTGATCGTGGTCGACCGGGCGCACGAGACGCCGTCCCTCCAGGGGGTCATGCTCGACCTGGTCACCGTGACGGCGACCCAGCTGGGCCTGATCCTCGACCGCGACCAGGCGCTGCGCGACCGGGCCCAGCTGCTCGTCGCCAAGGACCGCGACCGGATCGCGCGCGACCTGCACGACCTCGTCATCCAGCGGCTCTTCGCGACCGGCATGCAGCTCCAGGGCGCCCGCAGCCTCGACGTCGACGAGCTGCGCGCCCGCGTCGACAGCACGATCAGCGACCTGGACCTGGCGATCAAGGAGCTCCGGGCGGCGATCTTCGAGCTCGGCACCGGCACCGGCCGCCCGCTGCTCGAGGACGTCCGCTCGCTGCTGGGGGAGTACGTCGGCGTGCTCGGCTTCCAGCCCGTCCTGCGGGTCCAGGGTCCGGTCGACCGCGCGCTCGTGCCCGAGGCGGGAGCGCACGTGCTGACCACCCTGCGCGAGGCGCTGTCCAACGTCGCGCGGCACGCGGGCGCCGCGTCGGTCGTGGTCGAGCTGACCGCGTCGTCGGCGTGGTTCCGGCTGCGGGTCAGCGACGACGGGGTGGGCTTCGATCCCGAGACGGTCTGCCACGGCAGCGGCACCGGCAACCTGCGCACGCGCGCCGAGGACCTGGGTGGGCACCTCGAGCTCGGCTCGGCTCCGGGTCAGGGAACCCAGCTGGAGTGGATCATTCCGGCCGTGGGCTGA
- a CDS encoding alpha/beta fold hydrolase has product MLAYERIGSGEPLVLVHGIGHRRQAWYPVVDRLAEKREVVLVDLPGHGESPALVPDGRPVRDILRDILEDCFVELGLERPHIAGNSLGGRIALEAAADDLVSSATTLAPAGFWRNKVDFAYIRAVFTLLTGAATIAQPVAPAILKTGPGRAAAFGLLMTKGNRLSPEAALGDLRGLVHARPALETIIDGGFPFDRPIDPSIPITVAWGTRDLVLLPYQATRAKKALPDADHISLPGCGHVPMIDDVERVVDVLLTGSDHPRLGQRRYDVA; this is encoded by the coding sequence ATGCTCGCCTACGAACGCATCGGCTCGGGAGAGCCGCTGGTCCTGGTCCATGGGATCGGGCACCGCAGGCAGGCGTGGTACCCGGTGGTCGACCGGTTGGCCGAGAAGCGCGAGGTCGTGCTGGTGGACCTGCCGGGGCACGGTGAGTCGCCGGCGCTGGTGCCGGACGGCCGGCCCGTGCGCGACATCCTGCGCGACATCCTCGAGGACTGCTTCGTCGAGCTCGGCCTGGAGCGCCCGCACATCGCCGGCAACTCGCTCGGCGGGCGGATCGCCCTGGAGGCGGCGGCCGACGACCTGGTGAGCAGCGCGACGACGCTGGCCCCGGCGGGCTTCTGGCGCAACAAGGTCGACTTCGCCTACATCCGCGCGGTGTTCACGCTGCTGACGGGTGCGGCGACGATCGCGCAGCCGGTCGCGCCGGCCATCCTCAAGACCGGCCCGGGGCGCGCGGCGGCGTTCGGGCTGCTGATGACCAAAGGCAACCGGCTCTCGCCCGAGGCGGCGCTGGGCGACCTGCGCGGCCTGGTCCACGCGCGCCCGGCGCTCGAGACGATCATCGACGGCGGCTTCCCGTTCGACCGCCCGATCGACCCGTCGATCCCGATCACCGTCGCGTGGGGCACCCGCGACCTCGTCCTGCTGCCCTACCAGGCCACGCGCGCCAAGAAGGCGCTGCCCGACGCCGACCACATCTCGCTGCCTGGCTGCGGGCACGTGCCGATGATCGACGACGTCGAGCGCGTGGTCGACGTGCTGCTGACCGGCTCGGACCACCCGCGCCTCGGCCAGCGCCGCTACGACGTGGCCTGA